A window from Argopecten irradians isolate NY chromosome 3, Ai_NY, whole genome shotgun sequence encodes these proteins:
- the LOC138318058 gene encoding calcineurin B homologous protein 1-like, which produces MGTRASIQLQENELNEIQNETGFSHNQIVRLYSRFTSLDKSSNGVLSREDFLRIPELAINPLGDRIVHAFFQESNDETVNFRQFMRVLARFRPTKTNQTKNKLNTREEKLKFAFKMYDLDGDDKISRDELLAVLHMMVGDNITEEQLGSIADKTISEADIDGDNQISFEEFVTAMERMDVEQKMSIRFLH; this is translated from the exons ATGGGGACTCGGGCTTCCATTCAGCTACAAGAAAATGAACTTAAtgagatacagaatgaaaccgGAT tTTCACACAATCAAATTGTACGTCTATACAGCCGTTTTACAAGTCTAGATAAGAGCAGCAATGGAGTTTTAAG CCGAGAAGACTTTCTTCGCATTCCAGAACTTGCAATAAATCCGCTTGGGGACAGGATTGTTCATGCATTCTTTCAGGAAAG TAATGATGAAACAGTGAACTTCAGACAGTTTATGAGGGTACTGGCAAGATTTAGACCAACCAAAACAAACCAGacgaaaaacaaattaaacacaAGAGAAGAAAAACTAAAAT TTGCTTTCAAGATGTATGATCTGGATGGAGATGACAAGATTTCACGAGATGAACTTTTAGCTGTACTACACATGATGGTTGGGGATAATATTACAGAGGAACAG CTCGGCAGTATAGCCGACAAGACCATAAGTGAAGCTGATATTGACGGTGATAACCAGATTTCATTCGAGGAGTTTGTAACG GCAATGGAGCGTATGGATGTTGAGCAGAAGATGAGTATACGATTTCTGCATTAA